From the genome of Perca flavescens isolate YP-PL-M2 chromosome 1, PFLA_1.0, whole genome shotgun sequence, one region includes:
- the LOC114547864 gene encoding uncharacterized protein LOC114547864 isoform X1 — protein MNTIEKKLADLIREHPNLYDQSRRDYKDNLKGHLSWRDIADDMGKSEEEVKLKWKNLRDKFCKAKKRMAKRSFPLLTGDENLVERPVPVLYHQLAWLSAYVKPRVETGKGETDEVAVSGEDVEKERDKDEKEQQCPLPVVSTSFSLVESCPNNHQEMGVSLKRKRQTTTETEISSADALTNLRDEDELFLLSLLPSLKRLTIKKRMEVRMKFQQVLYAAEFED, from the exons atgaatactaTTGAGAAGAAGCTAGCGGACTTGATACGTGAACACCCGAATTTATATGACCAATCACGGCGGGACTACAAAGACAATCTGAAGGGACATTTGTCGTGGAGAGACATCGCAGACGACATGGGAAAGTcggaggaggaggtgaaatTGAAATGGAAAAATCTACGCGACAAGTTCTGTAAGGCGAAGAAGCGAATGGCCAAGAGAAGCTTCCCTCTGCTGACAGGCGACGAGAACCTGGTGGAGAGGCCCGTCCCGGTGCTGTACCaccagctagcctggctcagcGCCTACGTCAAACCCAGAGTAGAAACTGGCAAGGGAGAGACCGACGAG GTAGCTGTAAGTGGTGAGGATGTGGAGAAAGAGCGAGATAAAGATGAGAAGGAGCAACAATGTCCCCTGCCTGTCGTTAGTACTAGCTTTTCTCTTGTGGAGTCCTGTCCAAACAATCATCAGGAGATGGGAGTCTCTCTTAAACGTAAAAGGCAAACCACCACAGAAACTGAGATAAGCTCTGCAGATGCCCTGACCAACCTCAGAGATGAAGATGAACTGTTTCTGCTCAGCCTCCTGCCTTCACTGAAGAGGCttaccattaaaaaaagaatggagGTACGGATGAAATTCCAGCAAGTGCTTTATGCTGCAGAGTTTGAGGACTAA
- the LOC114547864 gene encoding uncharacterized protein LOC114547864 isoform X2 encodes MNTIEKKLADLIREHPNLYDQSRRDYKDNLKGHLSWRDIADDMGKSEEEVKLKWKNLRDKFCKAKKRMAKRSFPLLTGDENLVERPVPVLYHQLAWLSAYVKPRVETGKGETDEVAVSGEDVEKERDKDEKEQQCPLPVVSTSFSLVESCPNNHQEMGVSLKRKRQTTTETEISSADALTNLRDEDELFLLSLLPSLKRLTIKKRME; translated from the exons atgaatactaTTGAGAAGAAGCTAGCGGACTTGATACGTGAACACCCGAATTTATATGACCAATCACGGCGGGACTACAAAGACAATCTGAAGGGACATTTGTCGTGGAGAGACATCGCAGACGACATGGGAAAGTcggaggaggaggtgaaatTGAAATGGAAAAATCTACGCGACAAGTTCTGTAAGGCGAAGAAGCGAATGGCCAAGAGAAGCTTCCCTCTGCTGACAGGCGACGAGAACCTGGTGGAGAGGCCCGTCCCGGTGCTGTACCaccagctagcctggctcagcGCCTACGTCAAACCCAGAGTAGAAACTGGCAAGGGAGAGACCGACGAG GTAGCTGTAAGTGGTGAGGATGTGGAGAAAGAGCGAGATAAAGATGAGAAGGAGCAACAATGTCCCCTGCCTGTCGTTAGTACTAGCTTTTCTCTTGTGGAGTCCTGTCCAAACAATCATCAGGAGATGGGAGTCTCTCTTAAACGTAAAAGGCAAACCACCACAGAAACTGAGATAAGCTCTGCAGATGCCCTGACCAACCTCAGAGATGAAGATGAACTGTTTCTGCTCAGCCTCCTGCCTTCACTGAAGAGGCttaccattaaaaaaagaatggag TAA